The following DNA comes from Sphingopyxis sp. BSN-002.
CGCGACTGGGCCGCAAAGGGCACCAACCTGCTCGGCGTCCGCGCCGTGATCGTCGAGAGCTTTGAGCGCATCCACCGCTCGAACCTCGTCGGCATGGGCGTGCTGCCGCTGCAGTTCCTCGAAGGCCAGAGCCGCGAGACGCTGGGCCTGACCGGCGACGACCAGTTCACCATCACCGGTGTTGCGGACCTCAAGCCGCGCCAGACGGTCACCGTGAACGTCACCCGCGCCGACGGTTCGACCTTCGCCTTCGACACGCTCTGCCGCATCGATACGGCAAACGAGGTCGAATATTATATGAACGGCGGCATCCTGCACTACGTGCTGCGCAAGCTCGCGGCGTGAGGTAAACGAGGGCGATGAGCGGGTTCCTCCTCTTCGCCCTCGGCTTCCTCTGTGGCGTGGGGCTGATCCTCGCGACGCGGCGCGGCCGCGGGCGCGATCTGACGGGTCCGCCGCAAACCTTTTCGCGGCCCATCGCCGCAAGACCTGCCGTCCCGGTTGACATCGCGATCGATGACGAGGGCATTCGCGAACTGATCCGCCAGAACCGCAAGATCGAGGCGATCAAGCGGCTACGCGACGCAACCGGGCTTGGCCTCAAGGAAGCGAAGGATGCGGTCGAGGCGCTCGAACGCACGATGATGCGCTAGGCGCACCCTCTACCCAAAGGACGGAACATGGACGCGCTGCATATCGCGATCGAAGTCATCGGCTGGGCAGCCGCGGTGCTGATCCTCGCCGCCTATGTACTGCTCTCGCTCGGCAAGCTCGAAGCGCGCGGTTATATCTATCAATGGATGAACGTGATCGGCGCCGCGGGTTTCGTGATCAACTCGGGCTATAATGGCGCGATCCCGTCCGCGGTGCTCAATGTCGTCTGGGCCGGCATCGGCCTGTTCACGATCAGCATCGTCTGGCGCGCGCGCCGCACGCCACTCGCTCACTGAGGCTTCGCGGCCTCGGCATTCCACGCCGCGACCTTCGCGCGCGTACCGGCGAGCATCTTGTCGAGCGCCGCGCGGTCATAGACCGCGCCCCGCATCACCACCGCGTCGATCGCGCGCGTTGCAGCAATATCCTCGAGCGGATTCTTCGTCAGCAGCACCAGATCGGCCGCCATGCCGGGCT
Coding sequences within:
- a CDS encoding ribosomal protein L7/L12; amino-acid sequence: MSGFLLFALGFLCGVGLILATRRGRGRDLTGPPQTFSRPIAARPAVPVDIAIDDEGIRELIRQNRKIEAIKRLRDATGLGLKEAKDAVEALERTMMR